The Candidatus Planktophila sp. genome contains the following window.
TGTGATGCCAGATAAGACTTAACATCCCTAATTCGATAGTTGCCAAAGTGAAAAACACTCGCTGCAAGTAGAGCATCGGCCCCAGCATTTAAAGCAGCGGCGAAGTCTTCAAGTGCGCCTGCTCCACCACTTGCGATTAATGGAACCTTAGATACTGCACGGACTGCAGTAATCATCCCTATGTCATAACCCGCTCTTGTGCCATCAGCGTCCATCGAATTAAGTAGAATTTCACCAACGCCAAGGGCGCAGGCCTTTTCAACCCATGCAAGAGCGTCAATATCAGTGCCTTCACGGCCGCCATGTGTAGTAACCTCAAAACCAGATTCGGTCCGAGCTCGTCTGGCATCAACAGATAAGACCAATACTTGCGAACCAAAGCGATCTGCGATCTCAGCTATAAGTTCTGGTCTAGCAATCGCGGAAGTGTTAATTGATATCTTGTCCGCACCTGCGCGTAATAGTCGATCCACATCTTTTACGGATCGGATCCCGCCTCCCACTGTGAGAGGTATAAATGTTTGTTCAGCAGTTCGTCGAACAATATCCATAGTTGTTTCTCGCCCTGCACTACTTGCTGAAATATCTAAAAAAGTTAACTCGTCAGCGCCCTCGGCGTAATATAAAGCCGCTAATTCAACTGGATCTCCGGCATCGATGAGATTTGTAAAGTTAACTCCTTTGACAACACGTCCATCAGTGACATCTAGGCAGGGAATAATTCGAAATGAGAGCGTCATGTACGTGTCATCTCTAGGGCCTCTTGTACAGTGAAAGCACCTGCATAGAGAGCTTTGCCAACTATCGCACCCTCTACTCCTAAAGACGTCAAAGTTGCTAGCTCGGCGATGTCACCAAGGTTTGAGATTCCACCACTTGCAATAATCGGTCTGGAGGTTGCCGCGCATACCGACTTCAGCAATTCAATATTTGGTCCGGTCAGAGTTCCATCCTTTGTGACATCGGTTACTACATAGCGCGCACAACCATTTCCATCTAAGCGCGCAATAGTTTCAAATAAATCTCCTCCTTCACTCGTCCATCCACGCGCGGCTAATGTGTGCCCCCGAACATCTAGCCCAACTGCAATTAAATCTCCAAACCTAGAGATGACACTGGCCGTCCAATCGGGGTTTTCCAGGGCTGCAGTACCCAAATTAATTCGTGCACATCCCGTAGCAATTGCACGCGCAAGTGATTCTTCATCCCGAATTCCACCTGAAAGCTCAACTTTAATATCAAGTGTTGCGACAATCTGCGCCAAAAGAAGTGAGTTTTCGCCTCGACCGAAAGCAGCATCTAAATCGACTAAGTGGATCCACTCTGCACCGGCGTTTTGAAAATCAAGTGCTACTTCTAGGGGCGCACCATAAATACTCTCCTGTGCCAACTCTCCTTGAACTAATCGAACTGCACGACCATCTTTAACATCTACAGCAGGTAAGAGTTCCAAGCGCTTCATAAAGATTTACTCCAGTTCTTAATCAGAGCCAGCCCAACGGCGCCCGATTTTTCAGGATGAAACTGGGTTGCGCTCATATAACCATCTTCAACTGCAGATAAGAATTTCTCTCCATACGTGGTCCACGTCTGCATCTCTCCAACTGGGGTTTTCGCGGCATAAGAGTGAACAAAATAGAAAGACTCATTGGAAATTCCCGAAAAGAGAAGTGAGGCAGTTGAAGGATCAACAGTGTTCCAGCCCATATGTGGCAGTAGAGGCGAGTTGAGCACGGTTACAGTTCCCGGCCAAACTCCTACACCTGGATGGGGTTGAGTTTGGGAATGTTCAGCACCTGCTGCAAAAAGTATCTGCATACCTATACAGATTCCCAGAGTCGGTCGTTCATTTTCTATCCGCGATTTAATGATGCTTGCACCATCAATGGCGTTCAAACCATTCATGCATGCGGCAAATGCACCTACTCCCGGGACTACTAAGCCATCTGCCTCACTCGCAATTCGAGCATCGGAGGTAACAAGAACTTCGTGGCCACTCGTTGCAAATGCACGCTCTGCCGATCGCAAGTTACCTGAACCATAGTCAAGAATTGCGATCAAAGAGAGCCCTTTGTCGAGGGAATCCCCGCAACGCGACCATCGAGGGAGACGGCATCTCTTAAGGCTCGAGCTACTGCTTTGAATTGAGCCTCGAAAACATGATGCGCATTACGCCCTTCAAGAACTCGAATATGCAGTGCAATATGTGCTTCTGCAACAATTGACTCCCAAATATGTTTGCCCAATGTTGTATCAAAAGTTCCAATGAGTTCAACAATCTCTGGTTGACGGTGTACTAAGTATGGACGTCCCGACAAATCAACGGCAGCTTGCACCAGAACTTCATCCAGCGGAACCATTGAGTCACCAAAGCGTCGAATTCCTGCCTTATCCCCAAGCGCAGTACGCAGCGCTTCTCCAAATGCAAGAGATGTGTCTTCAACGCTGTGATGTGAATCGACATCGATATCTCCGCTTGTTTTTACCGTCAAATCAAAACCAGAATGTTTTCCCAACTGCGACATCATATGATCGAAAAATGGAACACCAGTGGAAACGTCAATGGTGCCCTGCCCATCTAGATTAAGTTCTACTAAAACATGAGACTCTTTAGTCTCTCGTTCAATTCGTGCAGTTCTCATGCTCCACTCACTTTCTACAGAAGTTCGGATAGGGCCTTAATAAATGCTTTATTTTCGGCATCATTGCCGATCGTCACTCGAAGATAAGACGATAATCCCACATCTCTAATGAGAACTCCTTTTTCGAGTAATTGCCTCCACAATTGATCAGAACGTGCCGCAAACCCAGTAAAAAGGATGAAATTTGCCGAACTTGGCAGTGTTCGTAAACCCATTGCCTGCAGAGATGCTGCAAGCTCCTCACGCGCACTAATTAATAATCCAACATTGCCCAAGAGCTCGGTGCGAAAATCTAGGGCAACTGTGGCAGCCGCCTGAGTCAATGCGCTTAAGTGATATGGCAATC
Protein-coding sequences here:
- the hisF gene encoding imidazole glycerol phosphate synthase subunit HisF codes for the protein MTLSFRIIPCLDVTDGRVVKGVNFTNLIDAGDPVELAALYYAEGADELTFLDISASSAGRETTMDIVRRTAEQTFIPLTVGGGIRSVKDVDRLLRAGADKISINTSAIARPELIAEIADRFGSQVLVLSVDARRARTESGFEVTTHGGREGTDIDALAWVEKACALGVGEILLNSMDADGTRAGYDIGMITAVRAVSKVPLIASGGAGALEDFAAALNAGADALLAASVFHFGNYRIRDVKSYLASQNYSMRTVQVL
- the priA gene encoding bifunctional 1-(5-phosphoribosyl)-5-((5-phosphoribosylamino)methylideneamino)imidazole-4-carboxamide isomerase/phosphoribosylanthranilate isomerase PriA; protein product: MKRLELLPAVDVKDGRAVRLVQGELAQESIYGAPLEVALDFQNAGAEWIHLVDLDAAFGRGENSLLLAQIVATLDIKVELSGGIRDEESLARAIATGCARINLGTAALENPDWTASVISRFGDLIAVGLDVRGHTLAARGWTSEGGDLFETIARLDGNGCARYVVTDVTKDGTLTGPNIELLKSVCAATSRPIIASGGISNLGDIAELATLTSLGVEGAIVGKALYAGAFTVQEALEMTRT
- the hisH gene encoding imidazole glycerol phosphate synthase subunit HisH translates to MIAILDYGSGNLRSAERAFATSGHEVLVTSDARIASEADGLVVPGVGAFAACMNGLNAIDGASIIKSRIENERPTLGICIGMQILFAAGAEHSQTQPHPGVGVWPGTVTVLNSPLLPHMGWNTVDPSTASLLFSGISNESFYFVHSYAAKTPVGEMQTWTTYGEKFLSAVEDGYMSATQFHPEKSGAVGLALIKNWSKSL
- the hisB gene encoding imidazoleglycerol-phosphate dehydratase HisB, which produces MRTARIERETKESHVLVELNLDGQGTIDVSTGVPFFDHMMSQLGKHSGFDLTVKTSGDIDVDSHHSVEDTSLAFGEALRTALGDKAGIRRFGDSMVPLDEVLVQAAVDLSGRPYLVHRQPEIVELIGTFDTTLGKHIWESIVAEAHIALHIRVLEGRNAHHVFEAQFKAVARALRDAVSLDGRVAGIPSTKGSL